ccagggagaaaatgcaaactccacacaggtggaccgacctggatttgaacccaataCGCCAGGCCGCTCTGTGTTCACAAAATAcactccaaaaatattttcaaggcGACCCAGCGGGAGTGGTTGGCACGTCcgcaattaaaatatttttagaacaaTTATTTTAAAGCTGATATTTCATCAAAGTAATGGTGAAAACCAGGTAATTCTAATCACCAGTCATGACATACAATGGTTGCTTCTTGTTCTTTAGATGAGCATAGCCTGCGTGCAATATACAAACTAAGGCGGAGCTCTGCTTCTGCCAACATAAACGTAAATATTGATTCTCTGTGTGACGCCCTtcacaaaaaacttttttttctttttatttgtttgtcacaCTCAATGGTTGCATAACATCCACATTGGTTCATTATTCTGACACACCACCTCGACACAAATCTCCCCGCCGTTCATTTGCTAAAAGGCTGTCGGCTCGATTGGCGGCGACCGACAAACCCGGTGACCTCTTTAAAGTGGGTCGACGTACGTGAAAGTCCTTTCCGTTCAGATGCAAGAAGTCGAACGAGGACTTGAGCCAATAAGTCGCAGAAAAACAATCCAGAAATTGTCAAACCCCAACCTGCAAGTTTTGGAcccctgaaaaaaaagtcagtctcGGTGCGGcactaaaaaaatcatgttattgAGTTCAAGGAGTCCTTCAATTGGGTGGCGaccacttcagggtgtcccccgcctcttgcccaTAGTTGGataggattggctccagcacccttcacaatccttgtgaggataagtggtaaggaaaatgaatgaatgcaaggGTTCGAGGAGTACAAAGAAATAATATGACGATGTGCAGTACTTTTTGAGATCTACACTTTCCAACTGCTGGTCACCCAAATCAAGATGATGATAGACATTCAATCGTGTGGCATTCAATCATCCTACTGCTATTAATTTCAATGAATTTAGCACTTGTAGAAGCAATAAGACAAGAAACAATAagataaatgacttttttttttttttttttttaacaaatataacTATTCGGGTGGCCCGTTGGTGCACGtcagtctcacagctctggggtctgggttcaaatccaggtcagtccacctgtgtggagtttgcatgttccctccggccctgcatgggtttcctccgggtactcccacattccaaagacatgcatgataggctgattggacactctaaattgcccctaggtatgagtgtgagcgtgaatggttgtttgtctccttgtgccctgcgattggctggccaccaattcagggtgtcccccacctctggcccgaagtcagctgggttagactccagcaccccccgcgaccctagtgaggataaagcggttcagaaagtgagtAATATCGCGAGCATTTCCAAAAGATCTCCAGTAAGTGGCGATAAAGCACAAAAACACGATGCCAgctagaagaagaagaaaaatacactGACAGCAGAGAAGAATAACGCAGCTGTCTTCTGCACGTTCTTTTACTTTTTTCCTTTCcagaaaatacaaatgaaataaaataaacaaaagaataTCCATTTTAAGCGGGGGGTATAaggtttcattttaaaacatgtcCGGGGAGCTACGAGCAGAATTGGAGAAACATTTGGAGGCTTTAAAAATCCAGACGAGCTGCGTGAATCACCCGCCGGTAAATAGAATAtacattgaaaataataataattttcaaaattacaattgcaaaaaaacagcaaacaatCAATGAATCGTAAAACGTACGAGgctcttttgtttttcattgcctttgaggaaaaataaataaaaacaaataaatatacttttttgtgAGATTAAATcaagtgtatttgtttttaaattagaatTTGTACCTCTAATGAAATCTGTTTCTAGTCGTTCTCCAGCTTGTGGCGTTAAAACATCAATTTATAATGGCAGTGAATGTATAAATGCATATCGATGATTACACTACTGTTGAATACTTATAATTTATGTGTTTGTGAGGTTTTCACGGTGGAAGAGATGATGCCTCATCTTCAGGATGTGAACGGTGTGGTCACCAAGAACCTCTTCCTGaaagacaagaagaagaaaacattgTGGTTGGTTTCAGTGCGTCACGATCGACAGGTGAGCTCATCCTGGATCAGTGGAAGTTTTAATGATCTACAAAGTTCGCAACCTATAAAATCTCTAAGGTTTGAAGATTGCTATTTTTGAGAGTTTGTATATACGAATCCCAACATTGCCATGCCTTCCCATATTTCTCTCTGGCAAATTTCAGGTGAACCTGAATGAGCTGGCCAAGAAGCTCGCTTTGGGCAGCGGGAACCTTCGCTTTGCAGACGAAGCCACCATGTTGGACAAACTCAAGGTGATGTCAACTTCATCAAACACAGACAAACCCAACTACCTCACCTTGCTTTAGCAATTAGTTAGCACCAGGTGCATAAAACGGGCTAGCAtccatatttaaataaatacatgtatttgtccatgtatatgttcattcacTTTCCTTACCGCTGATcagctgatcctcacaagggtcgtcgggggagctggagcctctCCTGCCCAACAATCGGCACCAGGGATGGAGACTAATAAtcattcacattcatacctttagacaaaaaacaaaattgaccTTCCTCTCACCTTTAAAATAAATTCACATTTAGTTCTGCTTATCCTCCTTCCTTGAGTCGCAGgtctgctggagcctatccctgctaacAATGGGCATTATTAGGCAGTAAAGTactgaattgattgccagccaattgcgggGCTCAATCAGAAAAACAACTATTTGCGCTATGTGTGTTATAAACATTAAATAGGACAAAAGTTTCTGTTAACACTTGAGATGCAATTGATGGCGCTAAACATCAACCATGTTGACTTTGTGTGGTAGACTAACATTTCTTCATTTGCCTCACCCAGTCAAACTGAACTGGACTTGGAGTGCTGGAGTATAAGGAGACAAAGGAGTGTCAGCAACTCCAATCTTAACAATGTCTTTGTGCGCTTCAGGTGGGTCAGGGATGTGCCACAGCCTTGGCTCTTCTTTTTGACAAGGAACACGTGGTGACGGCAGTTCTGGACCGAGACCTGCTCGAAGGAGGACATCCCATGATCTACTTCCACCCCATGACCAACGCTGCCACCATGGGGATGACGCCCCAAGACCTGTTGCGCTTCCTTAAGGACACTGGACACGAACCGGTCTTAGAGAACTTTGAGTAGACTGTAAACAAATTTGGACGTCTGCCTATTATTCAtcagtgtattttttaatatgatttttATATAATgataaatgcatttaaatgaatgaaaggtagattaattaaatttaaataaagaaataaaacaaatacccTCTTGTTACGGCCTAATTAACGCtctaaagtacagtggtacctacaCTTGGCAAATTAATTCactccagaagtggttttgtaacttgactTAATTAACCCAACTTTGTCTTGACAGTTGTATATAATTTAGAAAAAGATTGCTCACTATTAACTCATAATGTATTGTATTTGgtagataaaaaaattaatatccCCCTTAAAAGTTTATCAACATATTTCAGAAGATTATTTTATGCACTACTACAAAATGCCCACACAGGGGCAGTGCACTGCTCTGTTTGCAGCATCGATACGTATGGAAGGAACACGAAGAAGAGCGTCACCCCAGCAAAAATGGTGAATGACAAGGTTGGCTGTGTTCATTATTTTAAGTTATATTGGACGATatttaataataacaacaacaaaaaaagaaaaatcacctTGTATTCGTAGAATAAGAGATCGGCGCTGACGGTCAGCAAGCCGATACATGACGGCGTATTGTCGTTAGATAAACTAAACTttgtaaatgaattattttatagATTAATTTCAGATTAAACTTGGTGGTTACTAATTGGATTTTTCAAAGTCTGTCTGCCAAGCACCATTATGTTAATTATATGACAATACTGGGAAAGACTAGAACCGGGATTTTTACAGGCAATGTTGGTGTTATTATCCTCGTTGATATTTGAACACACTTTGCAATGGCGTACAGTATTTGTCTACCTGCTCATGTGTTGTTTATTTACTCTTTTTTATATAGAGTTCTCTAGGCCAATTGAAGGACCTGGTAGAGCTGAAGGATCAGCTTGAGGACATTCAGAAACGTATGGAAGATGAGATCCAGGCTGGAGTTCCTGCTGTAAGTcaagacacaaaaaataggGTAGACATTTTAAAGGACATCCTTATAGTCCTAATGCTAAATTAATATAACATACATTTTGTGTGACTGAATCCCATGAAAACAATGTAGGATCCAATGAAAGTTGATTTTCCTTAGAATTTCAccccttaacatttttttttcagttttgtataATTGTGCTTTGACTCAAGAGTTTTACGATGTACCTTAAATCATAATTTTTTATTGCGATGGAGGAAAATGCCATTAGTACTTTAGCTGAACTTTGTGCATTTCATTGTGGAAAAAGTGTGCTTTGAACAACATAAAACAGGCTAATTACATTTAGTGCAGTAATTGTTTTCACTGCAGATTAACAGTAAATGGTTGTGATATAGTATGGTGACATAGTTTTGTTAAAATATCCACGTGAGCAGTTTCTACAGTGAAACGTTGATGCTATTCATTGGCCAGTGGATCACATCTAAGGAGaagagaatacatttttttgaatacaTGTAATAATCTTTAGCCTGACAGTATACATCAACTGGGAATTTTGCTTAgagtcaaagcaaaaaaaaaaaaatctaaactgaAAGATGGCgcatatttacacatttatttatgtacagtggtacatctAAACATTGATATCTGTCAGTCCGATTGACTTGGCTCCCACTTCGTCTTTGTGTTATACTCAGGGCGGCAGTCTACTGGCTTCCCCCTTTTTAAAGGGCTTCCTCGCCGGCTACGTGGTGGCGAGGTTCCGCTCGTCAGCGCTCCTGGGTGCGATCGTGGGGACGTGCACAGGAATTTATGCTGCACAGAATTATAAGATTCCCAACGTGGAGAACACGGTCAAGGACTACATCAGCAGTCTGAAGGGAGGACGCCGATGATAGACACCGTTTCCTCTTTTGTCAGCCTCTTCCAGTTCACTATTGTTACTGGTATGCAGTCTTTTGGGACTATTATTCTGTATCGGTCTAGCACTTTTTTGTTTAGTTATGCAGGAATGTGTGGGGATCAACTGGTATATTATATAGGTCACCATAAAAAAACACCTTGAAGTCATTTTTGGGTCTATAATAATCATTGCAGAATGTTTACATTATGGAAACTGAATCTGCCCAAGTGTATAAATGTTGCTAATATTCAAATAAGTGCCTTTGGTGTGTTGTGGAATAGCCTTTCCTGGTGGGATTTGTTTGCTCATTTGAATATGTCAAAATTGTCATATTGCATGCAATTTATATTTCTGATTTTGACTGGAAAATATTGTTTGAATTGGTctattgtgttcttttttttcttttgcatgcCTGTCTTTgcttatggatttttttttcagattaatATATTTCCATAGCAATCAGTATATCTTGTGTTAAAAACATGGGACCCTGGTTGATGGTGCAGCATCTCACTGTTCTCAATAAACGGGTAATAGCTCAAATTGTGTTGTGATTTATTCTTAAATGTTTGAAAGGCTGGGGAAAGTTcttgttattgaaaaaaatcaatggcgaGTTTGACATaggaatatcattttttttaaattattccccatttttaaattacaatattttacagatatattgtaaaatggttatTTTGAGCTTCTCTGTGTCTCGCTATTTCTTTTAACGTCTTAAGGGGGAGACAAGGAGCTTTGAACTGGGAATTCTATTTCATTTAGCGAGAAGAAGTCAGGCCGTCGTGTGTGTTTCTCTACAACCAGCAGATTTTCTTTCTCAAAATATGTCAATTCTCCATTAAATTAATGTTAACCCTTATACTCTAGCCTTTTAAGGTAACACGATCGAAAACGTCGACTCCAAGTCGTCCTTGCCCCATTGACGGTAAGATAGTGACGCGCCAAATTTGAAATGTTCTTGGATACTTTGACCAACAAATCATAGAAAACCTCGAACGAGAtcggaaaaaaacaatactttatTTATCCTAAATATATTCTCACCGATGTATATGTAATCACCCTCTCAAGAAATGAGTCGACGAGCAAGAACCACGGCCATAGTGGACTACGTGGATTTGGTTTCAGACGAAGACAGGTGAACATTtcatattttagtatttacatCTTGTATATTTGTGCCATGTTAACCTAATTGTCTGGCACTGATCTGCACACAGATGGTTTAGAAGTAGGTCAATTATAGCGTTTTTCCCAGTATGTATTGAGCCTTGGCATGCCACTTTACATTAAGAATATCTCATGCATTCACAAATGTCATAACTTACTTCATCAGTAGATTGATAAGGCTATAATAGTGTCAAAACGCTTTGAATACCCTGAAGGTAAACAAGCACTATACTGGTGTAAGTCTGGCCATCACTGgacacaaaggaaaaaaaatggattatattGGTAAAGGTTTTCTCCAAACATAATCAATGTTAAATATTTATTAGCAGATAACACATTACTGTATATTTTCATCACTCCCTACAGTATTCATTGTGACAATGAGGAAGAGTGGAAGCCCCCTCAGCCAAAGGCAGTCCACTGTGCCTCAGAATCAGAAAAGAGACCCACTAAGGGACCCCCCAAACCCAGAGTGCCTAAAAAGGAGACTGCCAAGAGGAGCAGTAAAACCTCCAAAGCTGAACTAAAACAGGAGAAACCTGAAAACCAAATGGATGTTGTGACTGGAAATGTAAAAACTGAATCAACTAAGAGCGAACCGAGCTTCAAAACCAAAGATGAGGTATGATCAAAGTTGAAACACATTCTATGGCTAAATTACTCTTGgtaactccatttttttcctctgcagAGGATTTCATTTACAATTGCAAAATCGGATACTTTGACCCAGGGAACATCGTCGTGTGCCAATATAACCGCAAAGAAAGAAGAGCCAGAGGATGACTTCACTTTCGATGAACCTGTGTTGAAAAAACAGAAGACAGGCTGCCAGTCATCTGTGCCATCAAAAAAGTTACAAGCATCTATGAAAAGGGAAATGGATATGAATTGGGATCTGATAGAGGTATTTCGCCAAATGTATTCATTCGGTGAACCTATGTCTGGCTTTTGTTACCAGCATTTTGACATACATTACTACATAGTGACAAGCATGTGTGTCTGCTCAGGTGCTGTCCACCCAGACCTGCGTGGAACGGTGGGTGTGTGCCAACGTTGTCACGTTGCTACGCGAGGAGAACACAGTGCCCTTCATTGTGCGATACCGCAAGGACATGATCAATCACATGGATGCTGACGCCGTGCGCGATGTCCAGTTGGTGTTTGAAGAGCTATGGTGAGGGGTGTAAACAAGTTTCTATGAGGTTTAGTACCCACATTCCTCATTCAGGCATTTCATAATTTCATCAGAACTCAATTTCAAACCTTTTTTTGATGGCGGTGGAAGCACCcaacaaacatgttttccattttttgacATGCAACCAAATGTATTTAGAAAATAATGCTAATTTCAAAACATCATAaagaaattattgatttttccCCCCAGGTTGCATGTTTTATCTTTGGCGGTAGGTGGCGCCATCGGACCGTTTTGTAGCATTTGCATCTTTTCAGGCATCACttcagcattcattcattttccgtaccgcttatccccacCAGGGTCAAGGGGCGTGCTGGAATTATTCCCTGAAAATATACACGAACGCTTTTATATAATGTCATCTTGATATACATCAAATTATAGcaaaaacatattaaaaataGCATCTATTCTTAGGCATActtgtcataaaaaaataaaggcaacGTTTAAAATGGCATGATTTTTACCATGGAAAGGCTAGTTAAAGACGTaatgaatagtatagatgtatattaaatttcctgattttcccccttttaaatcaataattgtaaattttttaatcaattttttctgtgtttttagttcaaaaatcattttgtaaaatctaaaaatatatataaaaagctaaagtaaacattgttttagatctataaaaaaaatgaatattcagggcttttaatccagttcttttaatccatttataaaaaaaaatctaaatattatatctaaaatggtccggcccacgtgaaatcaagttgacgttaaagcggcccgcgaactaacccgagtctgacaccactgcgttaaaacatttttcttttgtgagaaagaaaatttaaattgaaaactaaatGTATACTTTTGTTTCTTAAACTATTATAATTTCATGATGTGTATCTGTAGTACTTTGGCCAAGAAGACCCAGTCTGTAGTAAACACCCTGAAGAAAGACGGCGTTTTGACTACTGAACTTGAAAAAAGCTTGAAAAGCTGTCAGTCCGCCGATGAACTGGATCATGTGGTCAGAAATTTATCTGAAATGAAATTGACCATAAAaccaaacacattttaacaaatAGACCTATTTTTTACAGTACACTCCCTACAAGAAAGGATGCAAGGTGACCAAAGTGCGCAAGGCCAAAGCGCTTGGCCTCGAGTCGGCTGCCATTGCCCTCATTGAGGCGCCCCACACATTGGACTTAAGGAAATGGGTTAAACCTGGAACAGAAGGTGGGGAAATAAACGCGCACACACTTTTTCTCAGGTTTAATTACACTCGGATTTTGGGAAGTGTATGTATCATAGGAAAATTCCTGTCTTTTAGGGATCTTTAGCACAAACTCATATAAATAACTCAATACCCCCCTCAAAAGTTTAATATATCACGTGACACCACTTTGACTGAGTGACAGTGGTGATATCTATCAGAAGATGAAACAAGAACAGTTTCACTGACAAAAAGTTAAACACAAAATGACAGGCAGCCCTTTTGTATACATGGGTCGTACCTTGACAAAATCGCACTGGTGAATATGAATGAGCCCAATCAGACTTCAAGATGAATCCAAATGTTAATTTTACCTTCTGTCAATTAATTATAATGTAGTTGTCCTTCTTTATGGTATGGATGAAACCAAAATCTTACACCATCAACTCGTTCACTTTCATTGTTGGCAATGGGTGACCAATCGATTTTGCTCTGGAAGTGATCATTCGGCACAACCTCTTCCTAATTAAAATGATTTGGACGTCCACTTCTATAATgttactgaaacatgatcattcactgccaagtctataatttgaaattatttgaaTGAGGTAATGATGGCATAGCCTATTGTATGCTTTTCACTctttaaatcaaatttattttggTGTGCATCAGGTCTCTCTTCTCTGGAAGAGGTTTCAACCGGTGTGCTCCATATTCTGGCCTACACGATTGCCAAAGACCCTGAAACACTCACCTACGTGAAAAGATTGTGAGAATCCATTCACTCACACGATAGCCCTtctgttttcctctttttaaatattgcaCTCCAACTATAGATGCGAGAATGACGACGTGACCCTGCACTCAACTGTGACTAAGACTGCGCTCAAGGAGAAAGAACAAGAAAAGTCGCAGCCAAATgacaagaaacacaaaaagcaggATCTTGACAAGTTTCAACTTTACTTCAACTTCACCAGCACCATTCGGCGTGTCCAACCTCATCAGGTACATCCTTTTACTTGTCGCATTTCCTAAGATTTAGTTGctatttatttaccttttttggattcacaattttcttcAAATTAAGCTTCAGTCAAAAAgtcacacaacaacaaaaaacgtcaTGACCAGCGCAAGCAATTGCTTTGATAATCAAAATTTGATTATTTCACTCTAGAAATACAGTGTGTAACATTCCATACATAATAATTAGGTGGActtgacaaaaaacatttttagaggcttttaataatgtttaatTATAGGTTATGTAATtgatttatgttgactaatcgCATAACAATTGTAATCCCCAAACGcccatttataattttaaaggaTTTTAGTTGACGATTCATTAAAAGCATACTTGGGGACGTTAGTGTGATCAACTCTGGAAAATTGTATTTACATTATTTCTTGAAAGAAGCATTCTAGAACTTTGAGGAGCATTGGAATGAATTGTGTATAAAACCCTATTTTGCTATTATTGAATAGGTACAGCAAACATTAGgctcgtttttgtttttaatgcgttttttataaatgtgaTTAACAGTGTCAATCCAAGGTAAGCCTCATTGTCTTTTCCAAAGCCCTGATTAGAATAGATGTGTAGAACATGTTTTGACTTTTCATCACATACACTCGTAGCAACATATGCCATCTGTTTGTCCTGTGCGTGCTGCTGATGAGCAAGAAGCCATGTCAGTCATGGTTAGCCTCCTTATCCCCATTTGTACCCCTCCCTCTCAGACCCCACCagccaccccaccccacccccataCTCCATCGACCAACCTCGTGCCCCACCACCCCCTCAGTGACTGGTGGGTTACTCAGAGTTGGTCCCGGGCCTCATGTGTCACCATGGCTCCTGTCACCCGCTCTCATTTCTGTGGCGCACCAACACTCTCTGGCAAGCGGACTCTGCCCTACAGTCTTTTAAATAACACCCACATCCAGCAAGTCCCCTTCGTTCTCTCCTCTGAACATATGTGACATGTCCCCTACCGACATGCCATTGGATTGGAGTGCCTGACTGACATGCGTTCTCCGGCCTTGACATCTCGGGGTGCCTGGAGCACCaggaaagaagaagaaggaatggagggagggaggacggaagaaaagaaaaaagagaataaatgaatgaatgaacgaaggAAGAGAGCACAGATGGAGGAGTGTTTGTCTCTTAGCTCCCTCAGATTCTCGTCGCTCCTACCCTCTTAATTTGATGGCTCGCTTTGGTCACAGAGTGTTAATCCAAAGTGACCCACCGAGCTGTTGGACTGTGGCAAAAATGAACCTTTTCTTTCCATTAAGTCAATGGGGTGTGGTGTTGGGCTGCAGCAGGTGGGAGACAGGGtgtgctggtgtgtgtgtgtgtgcgcgtgtgagtgagagagagattttttttaaattgaattgaatgctatttattgtcatttaaagcttcaccatgacgtgcacaaataaataatcaattaatattacataaataagtaataaaaatgtagtcacataaataagtagtcaggtacaaaaagtgactaaagctGTTAGCAGCCAATGGAGTTTTAGTACAAGATAAGACATTAGTCTGgattgtacttgcactaaaagtcaattttcttgactactttttttgtattgagcataagcggtatggaaaatgatttaatgaACATGAATTGCACTGCTAACTGATTTTGTTTTACTTGACTGAACTCATAACCTGAATTAAATGAAATTGCATTAatcaaaaatgatattttgagaAAATAGATTTTGCTTGAATAATTTTTCTTTGtgggaattgtttttttaaagtttcaaCTTTATTTAAGATCACCAAGTAGAGCCTTTTAAGAGAAAagcattgtattttaaaatacttaATTTAAAGATTGCACTTTATAAAAAGTTCTAATATAATTTTAtaacattttgaataaaatcataatcttaaaatctaaaatattataACCATAAATTGGGAATAATTTGCAAGAATCATCTGAAAGACAATAATACGGGTAAAATCAGAAAATAGAAGCgaataaaatatttatgttttaaGATCAGAATTTTCACATGTAAAATGTTAATTTCATATCAATACATATCAttattttcatagtatttaataattaatacattCAAAACATTTGATGAAAACTGATTAGTAATTTGACCTGGTTGCGGCTGAGTAATTGTTATATGCAGTAGATTTGGTCAGTTGAGTCCCACTTGAAGACTTATTGAACAATTTGATAATTGAATCAATATCAATCTGTTGAGAACTGGCACAACCCGCATGAGTTGACGCATAATTCTTTTGACGTACGTTCAAAACGCTGAGCTGAGACTTAATCCCATCAAGTTTGATTTTAAGGCCTTCTGAAGAGCTTCAATTTAGCTCATAGCTATTTCCAGCCGTGGCACTTATGCGTACGCCAGGACAGATTTAAGGGCTGCGAGGCCACTCGCTCTGCGATCAATCGGCAGCTAAGCGCAGCAGTCAGTCGTTCGCCTGCAGTGGTTTGGGGATAAATGGAGCtgggttaaccctaaccctaagtatttaacaaaaacacataaacatacttgaacacataaaaaaagattCCTCATTGAATTGGAAGGGGGTTAAAAACTCATTAGAATGtaaggggttagggttagagttagggttcccgttagggttaggggttagggttaacccTAATCCTACCTAAAAAGGTAATATGAATGCTAAAATATTTCCATACCAATTAGCATTtaccatttaattttttaaagaatacttGAAGACATAAAAAAGATTCCTCATTGAATTGGAAGGGGGTTAAAAACTAATTATATTCCTTAAAAATAACGATACCACATTTTGGAAAGTAAAGGGTTAGGGGTTAACCCAAACCCTAAAAAGGTAATATGAATGCTAAAACATTTCCACACCATTTGGCATTTACCGTTTAAATGTTTAACAAAAATACTTGAACACATGACAAAGACTCCTCATTGAATTGGAAGGGGCTTAAAAACTAATTATATTTCTTCAATATAATGATACCACATTTTGGAAAGTAAGGGGTCAGGGTTAGGGTttccgttagggttaggggttagggttaaccctaaccccaccTAAAAAAGTAATatgaatgttaaaatatttccaTACCAATTAGCATTtaccatttaaatatttaacaaGAATACTTGAAGACATAAAAAAGATTCCTCATGGAATTGGAATAGGGTTCTGGTTAGGGTTAGCTTTAGAGTTAGGTTTATAGTTAgggttagggcaggggtggccaagtctggtcctcgagagccccaatCCAGTCTGTTTCTCTGTCCGTCAAAATTCTTTATAAATAGAATAACAATAAAGTGGCCCCATTGGCCCGTTACTGGCCTTTTGGCCCACGTGTGATTTATCCCCTCTGTCTTGGCAGTAATTCTTTGAgcttttttagattatttttgggGATGGTAATACGATTGGAGTCCCTGTCATGTACCAAAGGAGCCTTGTAAAAAGGCCTTCATTTATAAAAGATTATTGTATTTCATTATTAAATGAGTAATAATTCCTATGAACGAGAGAATGGAAGAAGAAACGTAGTAACGTGTTTTGACTTGTTGCCCGTGCACCAgatgttttttacatttcttttccAATCACCTAAagctaaccctaaacctaatcTTAAACCTAGTTAGTGTCTTTACCgcgttgggttagggttagctgCAGGCGTGGCCAAGTCCGTCCA
Above is a window of Stigmatopora argus isolate UIUO_Sarg chromosome 11, RoL_Sarg_1.0, whole genome shotgun sequence DNA encoding:
- the prorsd1 gene encoding prolyl-tRNA synthetase associated domain-containing protein 1 translates to MSGELRAELEKHLEALKIQTSCVNHPPVFTVEEMMPHLQDVNGVVTKNLFLKDKKKKTLWLVSVRHDRQVNLNELAKKLALGSGNLRFADEATMLDKLKVGQGCATALALLFDKEHVVTAVLDRDLLEGGHPMIYFHPMTNAATMGMTPQDLLRFLKDTGHEPVLENFE
- the LOC144084680 gene encoding SLC35A4 upstream open reading frame protein-like encodes the protein MVNDKSSLGQLKDLVELKDQLEDIQKRMEDEIQAGVPAGGSLLASPFLKGFLAGYVVARFRSSALLGAIVGTCTGIYAAQNYKIPNVENTVKDYISSLKGGRR